One genomic segment of Sphaerodactylus townsendi isolate TG3544 linkage group LG07, MPM_Stown_v2.3, whole genome shotgun sequence includes these proteins:
- the LOC125436318 gene encoding thioredoxin-like, with protein MVKAIGSLVEFNTELESAVGKLVVVDFSATWCGPCKMIKPFFHSLIEKYPDVIFFEIDVDDAQDVAAHCDVKCMPTFQFYKNKEKVHEFSGANKEKLEETIMKLK; from the exons ATGGTGAAAGCCATAGGGAGCCTG gTTGAATTCAATACAGAGTTGGAAAGCGCTGTTGGGAAGCTTGTTGTTGTCGACTTCTCTGCCACTTGGTGTGGGCCATGCAAAATGATTAAGCCTTTCTTCCAT AGTCTTATTGAAAAGTATCCAGACGTAATATTTTTTGAAATTGACGTGGATGATGCTCAG GATGTGGCCGCACACTGTGATGTGAAGTGCATGCCGACATTCCAGTTTTACAAGAATAAAGAAAAG GTGCATGAGTTTTCTGGTGCAAACAAAGAGAAGCTGGAAGAAACTATTATGAAGCTTAAGTAA